From the genome of Kwoniella bestiolae CBS 10118 chromosome 5, complete sequence, one region includes:
- a CDS encoding pre-mRNA-splicing factor SLU7, which yields MLNTSAALQGGKMSREEFRRQKDLDAARKAGTAPAAVDEEGNAINPHIPEYITKAPWYADTGKPSLAHQRIGKSDGPALKLDEWYERGQTAGPAAKKYRKGACENCGAMTHKKKDCLERPRKKGAKFTNKDIAPDEVIQNFQSDYDSKRDRWNGYDPSSYKNIVDEYEATEAARKKFREEEIDNQTSTDMSTAKKLAKKEKKENGEGDDDDFGSSDEDEDDEDKYAEAADQIGQKLDTKTRITVRNLRIREDTAKYLHNLDADSAYYDPKTRSMRDAPVQGMAPEDMKFAGDNFQRHSGDATNMQRLQMFAWQSSQRGHNVHMLANPTAGELLHKDFQEKKEVLKDTNKNSILARYGGEEHLERLPRELLNGQTEDYVEYSRSGQVVKGRERAVPRSKYDEDVYINNHTSIWGSYYDLSSGTWGYGCCHSLISGSYCTGEAGKSANTSSSVSALLESSARVREIEEKAEKERKSLAEQHREDIASGKTSKGKEREVPKYGGRPDDLLDDDKVDLDREKLKKALEHEKKRKGLNESEAWEQNKKSKTDVTQEEMEAYRLSRQGYEDPMANYKDPEDY from the exons ATGCTCAACACCAGCG CTGCCCTCCAAGGAGGTAAGATGTCCCGAGAGGAATTCCGACGACAAAAAGATCTCGACGCAGCCCGTAAGGCAGGTACAGCCCCCGCGGCAGTCGACGAAGAAGGAAACGCCATCAACCCACACATCCCAGAATACATCACCAAAGCGCCCTGGTACGCCGATACCGGTAAACCATCACTCGCACATCAACGTATCGGTAAATCTGATGGACCAGCACTGAAGCTGGATGAATGGTATGAGCGTGGTCAGACAGCCGGTCCGGCAGCGAAGAAATATCGAAAGGGAGCGTGTGAGAATTGTGGGGCCATGACGCACAAGAAGAAAGATTGTTTGGAAAGACCACGAAAGAAGGGAGCAAAGTTCACGAACAAGGATATAGCTCCTGATGAGGTTATTCAGAATTTCCAGAGCGACTACGACTCGAAGAGAGATAGGTGGAATGGGTATGATCCATCGTCGTACAAGAACATAGTAGATGAGTATGAGGCTACTGAGGCTGCTCGAAAGAAGTTtagagaggaggagattgataaTCAGACGAGTACCGATATGTCAACAGCGAAGAAGTTGgcaaagaaggagaagaaggagaatggcgaaggggatgacgatgatttCGGGTCGAgtgatgaggacgaggatgatgaggataaATATGCGGAGGCTGCGGATCAGATTGGTCAGAAGTTGGATACCAAGACCAGAATCACGGTTAGGAATCTGCGTATTAGAGAGGACACGGCGAAATATCTGCATAACTTGGATGCGGACTCGGCGTACTATGATCCAAAGACTAGATCTATGAGAGATGCGCCTGTGCAGGGTATGGCTCcggaggat ATGAAATTCGCAGGAGACAATTTCCAACGACACTCCGGAGACGCCACCAACATGCAACGCCTGCAGATGTTCGCCTGGCAATCCTCTCAAAGAGGACACAACGTCCACATGCTGGCCAACCCCACTGCCGGTGAACTGCTGCATAAAGATttccaggagaagaaggaggtacTCAAAGATACCAATAAGAATTCGATTCTGGCTAGGTACGGTGGTGAAGAGCATTTGGAGAGATTACCGAGGGAATTGTTAAATGGACAGACGGAGGATT ATGTCGAATACTCCCGATCTGGTCAGGTTGTCAAAGGTAGAGAAAGAGCTGTACCAAGATCGAAGTAcgacgaggatg TATACATAAACAACCACACATCAATCTGGGGATCGTACTACGACCTCTCAAGTGGTACATGGGGATATGGATGTTGTCATTCCCTAATCTCAGGATCGTACTGTACAGGCGAAGCTGGTAAATCCGCCAATACCTCTTCTAGTGTATCTGCTCTACTTGAGTCATCAGCGAGAGTCAGGGAGATAGAAGAGAAGGcagagaaagaacgaaagTCATTGGCAGAACAGCATCGCGAGGATATAGCAAGTGGGAAGACCTcgaaagggaaggagagggaggtgcCGAAGTATGGTGGAAGGCCTGATGATCTTCTGGATGACGATAAGGTCGACCTGGATAGGGAGAAGCTGAAAAAGGCATTGGAgcacgagaagaagaggaagggtctgaatgagagtgaggcTTGGGAACAGAATAAGAAGAGTAAGACGGATGTCACGcaggaagagatgg AGGCGTACAGATTGTCGAGACAAGGATACGAAGATCCAATGGCGAATTATAAAGATCCGGAGGATTATTAG
- a CDS encoding branchpoint-bridging protein: MWRPAARTTGTNDVPIGNKRRFGLPEEAPPPSNPPSHAPRPPASDIQFFNGRQDRERSDRDDYGRRDDYDRRRDDYRRDDRDRYGGGGDRYGGDDRRGGYDEPDRGRERDRDGAAEDGPRKRRSRWGDAKVDVPGLPVAITGKVSQAELDNYAIHVRLEEINRKLRTGDVVPPEGQRSPSPPPSYDAYGRRTNTREIRYRKKLEDEKARLVDRAMKSDPNFRPPAEMQNRRGGGKPSDKVYIPVKEFPEINFFGLLVGPRGNSLKRMERESGAKISIRGKGSVKEGKGRPGDFPEDEQDELHCLITADTEDKVKGCVALINRVIETAASTPEGQNDHKRNQLRELASLNGTLRDDENQLCQNCGEKGHRRWECPQQRVYSANVICRLCGGAGHMARDCRGRGDPNLAQNKQTAFDSEYTALMAELGEGGSGGAASGRPAGAIGAAPPAQDRLPPWRIPENWISHGPGGPRGPPGGGGGYGGPPHQGYQQQGYGQGGGGGGGYGYGGGYGGQDNGYGQGAPAGGAADPYAAYYASMGQQAPQAA; this comes from the exons ATGTGGAGACCAGCAGCTCGAACAACGGGTACCAACGAT GTACCCATAGGTAACAAAAGACGATTCGGTCTACCCGAAGAAgcccctcccccttccaacccaccttctcatGCTCCACGACCCCCTGCATCAGATATACAGTTCTTCAACGGTCGTCAAGATCGTGAGCGGTCCGACCGGGATGATTACGGAAGACGAGATGACTATGacaggaggagagatgaCTATCGACGTGATGACCGAGATAGGTATGGTGGCGGAGGAGACAGGTATGGAGGTGACGATAGAAGAGGCGGATACGATGAACCTGatagaggaagagaaagggaCAGGGACGGTgctgctgaag ATGGACCTAGGAAGAGACGATCGAGATGGGGTGACGCCAAAGTCGATGTTCCCGGTCTTCCAGTAGCCATCACCGGTAAAGTCTCTCAAGCTGAACTTGACAACTATGCCATCCACGTTCGACTGGAGGAGATCAACCGAAAACTCCGAACAGGAGATGTCGTTCCACCAGAAGGACAAcgatcaccttcccctccaccctcgTATGACGCTTACGGTCGAAGAACCAACACCCGAGAGATCAGATACCGAAagaagctggaagatgaaaaAGCGAGATTGGTAGATAGAGCAATGAAATCCGACCCCAACTTCAGACCACCAGCGGAGATGCAAAACcgacgaggtggtggtaaACCGTCAGACAAGGTTTATATCCCAGTGAAAGAGTTCCCAGAGATCAACTTCTTCGGTTTGCTCGTTGGTCCTCGTGGTAATTCCCTTaaaaggatggagagggagagtggaGCCAAGATCAGTATTAGAGGTAAAGGTAGTGTGAAGGAAGGTAAAGGTAGACCCGGTGATTTCCCAGAAGACGAACAAGATGAATTGCATTGTCTTATCACTGCCGATACCGAAGATAAGGTCAAGGGTTGTGTTGCGTTGATCAACAGGGTTATCGAAACT GCCGCATCTACTCCTGAAGGTCAAAACGACCACAAACGAAACCAACTTCGAGAACTTGCCTCCTTGAACGGTACCCTccgagatgatgagaatcaGCTCTGTCAGAATTGTGGTGAAAAGGGACATCGAAGATGGGAATGTCCTCAACAGAGAGTGTACAGTGCCAATGTCATCTGTAGATTATGTGGTGGTGCAGGTCATATGGCTAGAGATTGTAGAGGACGAGGTGATCCCAATCTCGCACAAAACAAACAAACCGCTTTCGACTCTGAATATACCGCTCTTATGGCCGAACTtggtgaaggtggaagtggaggtgcTGCCTCTGGTAGACCAGCGGGTGCTATCGGTGCTGCTCCTCCTGCGCAAGATAGGTTACCACCTTGGAGAATCCCTGAGAACTGGATCAGTC ACGGTCCTGGAGGTCCTCGGGGTCCAccaggtggtggtggtggatacGGTGGTCCACCTCATCAAGGATACCAACAACAGGGATACGGtcaaggtggtggtggtggcggcGGTTACGGTTACGGTGGTGGTTATGGTGGTCAAGATAACGGATATGGTCAGGGAGCTCCTGCAGGCGGTGCCGCTGACCCTTATGCTGC CTACTACGCCTCAATGGGCCAACAGGCTCCCCAAGCTGCTTAA
- a CDS encoding ATP synthase F1, delta subunit produces MASAMRSVLSRGNATAQAVKAPIQLNSLTGTYATSTYLAALKKSPKDLESLAKDIEAFDKKIKEDAKVSAFIQNPTLSASERTKALSSVVPSGSSPILLNLLTVLSENGRLSSAPKVFQDFGSLISAYRGELEVTVTSAEPLDNKALNRVDKALQGTEIAKGKTLKVVNRVNPSVLGGLLVDFGDKSIDLSASSKVNRFNAALTRE; encoded by the exons ATGGCTTCCGCTATGAGGTCTGTCCTCTCAAGAGGTAACGCTACCGCTCAAGctgtcaag GCCCCTATccagctcaactccctcacCGGTACTTACGCTACCTCAACTTACCTTGCTGCTTTGAAGAAGTCTCCTAAGGATTTGGAGAGTCTGGCTAAGGATATCGAGGCGTTCGacaagaagatcaaggaggatgCCAAGGTCTCTGCTTTCATCC AAAACCCAACCCTCTCCGCCTCCGAACGAACCAAAGCACTCTCCTCAGTCGTTCCCTCCGGTTCTtcccccatcctcctcaacctcctgACCGTACTCTCAGAGAACGGCCGACTCTCCTCCGCTCCCAAGGTGTTCCAAGATTTCGGGTCTCTCATCTCTGCTTACAGGGGTGAACTCGAGGTTACCGTCACCTCCGCTGAGCCATTAGATAACAAGGCTTTGAACAGGGTTGATAAGGCTTTGCAAGGGACTGAGATTGCTAAGGGGAAGACTTTGAAGGTCGTTAACcgg GTCAACCCATCAGTCCTCGGTGGTCTCCTCGTCGACTTCGGAGACAAGTCCATCGacctctcagcttcttccaagGTCAACCGATTCAACGCTGCTCTCACTCGTGAGTGA
- a CDS encoding HAD hydrolase, family IIID — protein sequence MTSSDPPSNQQQEINMDDTSQEGSGGVVVAKPDIESTPSENKKAKLYHVEESGSNNFNSAKEDEKQQDDDVEMGKDDPLDIHHTPISDESGPQASSSSLASPSNGLDKGEDDVNDEEDDQDNSRTVEAVPLVEELEKTEEWWELKMTWSGKVFELKVGGNDMVYDFRHLISTLTGVPPDGQKLINLLPGSKGKLSTEHDAKRFGTLGVKKGAKFVMVGTREEDRFKDKTGVMSLTTEEFDVTYSNHVKGIAPADDPRNKRKIQNIVDKIPVTVMNEPREGKRLLVLDLDYTIVDTKPLISGALPSSECARPGLHEFLELVYPHYDIVIWSQTHWRWLESKLVELDMIGGARNYKIAFVSDRTTMFPVFTQRDGKPFEHEVKPLAYFWAHFPHWSAKNTVHIDDLSRNFALNPGEGLKIRAFNKAGQPDGLADKELSRLGNYLVKIATTVEDFTTLDHSRWKKKPRS from the exons ATGACATCCTCCGACCCACCGAGTAACCAACAACAAGAAATCAATATGGATGATACCTCTCAAGAAGGGTCAGGAGGAGTAGTAGTGGCCAAACCGGATATCGAATCGACCCCTTCGGAAAATAAGAAAGCCAAATTGTATCATGTCGAGGAGAGTGGTTCAAATAACTTCAACTCCGCCAAAGAGGACGAGAAACAacaggatgatgatgtagagaTGGGTAAAGACGATCCGTTGGACATCCATCACACACCCATATCAGACGAAAGTGGACCCCaagcctcttcctcgtctttAGCGTCGCCGTCGAACGGGTTAGACAAAGGAGAAGAcgatgtgaatgatgaagaggatgatcaagataACTCGAGAACTGTCGAGGCTGTCCCCCTGGTTGAAGAGCTAGAGAAGACAGAAGAATGGTGGGAATTGAAGATGACCTGGTCAGGCAAGGTGTTCGAGCTGAAAGTGGGAGGTAACGATAT GGTATACGACTTCAGACACCTCATTTCCACCCTCACAGGCGTCCCGCCAGACGGACAGAAATTaatcaacctcctccccGGGTCAAAGGGTAAACTGTCGACGGAACATGATGCCAAGAGGTTCGGGACACTGGGAGTGAAGAAGGGAGCGAAGTTCGTCATGGTTGGTACGAGGGAGGAAGATCGGTTCAAGGATAAGACGGGGGTGATGAGTCTG ACCACCGAGGAATTCGATGTGACCTACTCTAACCACGTCAAAGGTATTGCACCTGCCGATGATCCACGgaataagaggaagatacagaATATCGTTGATAAGATACCTGTCACT GTCATGAATGAACCcagagaaggaaaaagaTTACTGGTCCTTGATCTGGATTACA CAATCGTCGATACCAAACCCCTCATCAGCGGtgccctcccctcctctgaATGTGCTCGACCAGGACTCCACGAATTTCTTGAGCTGGTTTACCCACACTACGATATAGTCATCTGGTCGCAGACCCATTGGAGATGGCTTGAATCGAAATTGGTCGAACTGGATATGATAGGGGGTGCTAGGAATTATAAGATCGCGTTTGTATCGGATAGAACCACGATGTTTCCT GTATTCAcgcagagggatgggaaaCCTTTCGAGCATGA GGTCAAACCACTTGCGTATTTCTGGGCGCACTTCCCTCATTGGTCCGCTAAGAAT ACCGTTCACATCGATGATCTTTCGAGAAACTTCGCCTTGAACCCTGGTGAAGGTCTAAAG ATACGAGCATTCAACAAAGCTGGACAACCTGATGGATTGGCAGATAAGGAATTGAGCAGATTGGGTAattat CTGGTCAAAATCGCTACTACCGTGGAGGACTTTACGACGTTGGATCATTCT agatggaagaagaaacctaGATCTtag